The Gordonia sp. KTR9 genome contains a region encoding:
- a CDS encoding YhjD/YihY/BrkB family envelope integrity protein has protein sequence MRRPDLDAVRKRVMRLPGASLVLRIVIDIARGNLTDRSMTLAAQAFTSILPIVILVLSLPGSDVVDDALTGLGIPVSSFDTPTIDDPTSATTFGVLGALMTIAGATSLSRALGRMYVSIWDVAKLSWGGFWRWVVVVFLIPAAVTAQGLSTGLQATSVFGIHVGDRGILGIVLIVAVTLLIWSATFTAIPRLLVSSQVPMKLLLLNGLGTGLLITVLLAGTHVALPTLAAGTIRSYGTLGVVFVAISWLFVFALILVVTAIVVHATATDEGRVGRWVRRWAGTPTPFVPQPSMAWYDRPTSRAAEDSAARAEP, from the coding sequence ATGCGCCGTCCTGATCTCGATGCAGTGCGCAAGCGCGTGATGCGGCTGCCCGGCGCCTCCCTGGTTCTCCGCATCGTCATCGACATCGCGCGAGGAAACCTCACCGACCGGTCGATGACCCTGGCAGCGCAGGCCTTCACCTCGATCCTCCCGATCGTGATCCTCGTGCTCTCCCTGCCGGGCAGCGACGTCGTCGACGACGCACTCACCGGGCTCGGCATCCCGGTCAGCAGCTTCGACACGCCCACGATCGACGACCCGACGTCGGCCACGACCTTCGGCGTCCTCGGTGCGCTGATGACCATCGCAGGCGCCACCTCCCTGTCACGTGCCCTCGGCCGAATGTATGTGTCGATCTGGGACGTCGCCAAACTGTCGTGGGGCGGCTTTTGGCGGTGGGTTGTCGTCGTCTTTCTCATCCCCGCAGCGGTGACCGCCCAGGGCCTGTCCACGGGATTGCAGGCCACCTCGGTGTTCGGCATACACGTCGGCGACCGCGGCATCCTCGGGATCGTGCTGATCGTCGCCGTGACCCTCCTGATCTGGTCGGCCACGTTCACCGCGATCCCCCGGCTGCTGGTGTCGTCACAGGTACCGATGAAGTTGCTCCTCCTGAACGGACTCGGCACCGGCCTCCTCATCACGGTGCTGCTCGCCGGTACCCACGTCGCGCTGCCCACACTCGCCGCAGGCACGATCCGCAGCTACGGCACGCTCGGCGTCGTCTTCGTCGCGATCAGCTGGCTGTTCGTCTTCGCACTGATCCTCGTGGTCACCGCCATCGTCGTACACGCCACGGCGACCGACGAGGGCCGCGTCGGCCGGTGGGTGCGGCGGTGGGCGGGCACCCCGACGCCGTTCGTCCCGCAGCCGTCGATGGCCTGGTACGACCGTCCCACCTCGAGGGCCGCCGAGGACTCCGCTGCGAGAGCCGAGCCCTAA
- a CDS encoding TIGR04338 family metallohydrolase: protein MSERDTGRARFYEAEHLVHRLFDNVSSSRTVQLAGTEVTLPAEVRFASVDAVDDYVRRVLALPGVQASFERASQPVSVRERRGQRSAHYAARVRRSDGVPVAAEIAIPSAAEGRWALRELVVLHELAHHLDGTAGPAHGRGFVLTLIELVGLVLGPEAAFVYRVVLSDSGVG, encoded by the coding sequence GTGAGTGAACGAGACACCGGGCGCGCAAGATTCTACGAGGCCGAGCACCTCGTGCACCGTCTGTTCGACAACGTGTCGTCGTCGCGGACGGTGCAGCTTGCCGGGACCGAGGTGACCCTCCCCGCTGAGGTGAGGTTCGCGTCCGTCGACGCCGTCGACGACTACGTCCGCAGGGTGCTCGCGCTACCCGGGGTGCAGGCGAGCTTCGAGCGCGCGTCGCAACCGGTGTCGGTCCGTGAACGCCGTGGTCAGCGCTCCGCGCACTACGCCGCGCGGGTTCGGAGATCCGACGGTGTGCCAGTCGCCGCCGAGATCGCCATCCCGTCGGCGGCCGAGGGACGCTGGGCGCTCCGGGAACTCGTGGTGCTGCACGAGCTCGCCCACCACCTCGACGGCACCGCCGGTCCGGCGCACGGGCGCGGGTTCGTGCTGACGCTCATCGAACTCGTCGGGCTCGTGCTGGGTCCCGAAGCCGCGTTCGTCTATCGCGTCGTGCTGTCGGATTCCGGGGTGGGGTGA
- a CDS encoding alpha/beta hydrolase → MRPTISQLRTWDTGALGSAGGIAAANASILDGALDSAVRAIDGAGSWFGLTRDAANTRIDQERDHGGEVRNVLNQIADEAGDAARDLGFAKDHVLREVDSAVARGFSVDGDGTVSHPDEDKAEEVRTIQNAINRGLSTVDELDENYGARLEGLSGDLAAMVNGQPDIHVPGLGPRDPDDLVTHLGSLTPDQRAALLASLTPEQLRRLAQADPQAIGNMNGVPFPVRIDANETNMRNALIDERQKQPPNQRRVDRLVELLEPTTDPLTGQAVERTFLGFENTPNGRMIEVVGAIGPGNPNVTVYVPGTGTNLDGSGTNQRAAYNLANATGGPVILYMNGDLPQGLYPDLTGDDDAFDTTPATQMAPGLVEFGRDLDRTLASEAPDAATTYIGHSYGGSVVGTAEQLGLNADRVIYASSAGTGVLDGPWRNPNPDVQRFSLTAPGDPVHFSQSLGGTQHGGDPDSTPGVRRLDTGLYGDGAHSGEVVWGPEGHGSYWDDPTSGAFENMVKVIRGEEPDDYVYRAPDHMPVGKKPEPPVILAPGPDFPR, encoded by the coding sequence ATGCGCCCCACGATCTCTCAGTTGCGCACCTGGGACACCGGTGCCCTGGGATCCGCAGGTGGTATCGCCGCCGCGAACGCCTCGATCCTCGACGGTGCGCTCGATTCCGCGGTCCGGGCCATCGACGGAGCGGGGTCCTGGTTCGGGCTCACGCGAGACGCGGCGAACACCAGGATCGATCAGGAACGCGACCACGGCGGCGAGGTCCGCAATGTGTTGAACCAGATAGCCGACGAGGCAGGCGACGCGGCACGGGACCTCGGGTTCGCCAAGGACCACGTGCTGCGCGAGGTCGACTCTGCCGTGGCACGCGGTTTCTCCGTCGACGGCGACGGAACCGTCTCGCACCCCGACGAGGACAAGGCCGAAGAAGTCCGGACCATCCAGAACGCCATCAACCGCGGTCTGTCCACTGTGGACGAACTCGACGAGAACTACGGCGCCCGGCTCGAAGGACTCTCGGGTGACCTTGCGGCGATGGTGAACGGACAGCCCGACATTCACGTACCCGGTCTTGGTCCTCGAGACCCCGACGATCTGGTCACGCACCTGGGCAGCCTGACACCAGACCAGCGGGCGGCGCTGCTGGCGAGTCTGACGCCGGAGCAGTTGCGCCGACTGGCACAGGCCGACCCGCAGGCGATCGGAAACATGAACGGGGTGCCGTTCCCGGTCCGGATCGACGCGAACGAGACGAACATGCGCAACGCCCTGATCGACGAACGGCAGAAGCAACCGCCGAACCAGCGCCGCGTCGACCGGTTGGTCGAGCTGCTCGAACCCACGACAGATCCGTTGACGGGCCAAGCGGTGGAGCGCACCTTCCTGGGGTTCGAGAACACGCCGAACGGTCGGATGATCGAGGTGGTCGGAGCCATCGGTCCCGGCAATCCCAATGTGACCGTGTACGTTCCCGGCACAGGCACGAACCTCGACGGCAGCGGGACGAATCAGCGTGCCGCGTACAACCTGGCTAATGCGACCGGCGGGCCGGTCATCCTGTACATGAACGGTGATCTCCCGCAGGGCCTTTATCCCGACCTGACCGGCGACGACGATGCATTCGACACCACCCCCGCAACTCAGATGGCTCCTGGACTGGTCGAATTCGGACGTGATCTCGACCGCACGCTCGCTTCGGAGGCACCCGATGCCGCAACGACGTACATCGGTCATTCCTACGGTGGCTCGGTGGTCGGTACGGCCGAGCAACTGGGACTCAACGCTGATCGCGTGATCTACGCGTCGTCGGCCGGGACCGGTGTGCTCGACGGCCCGTGGCGGAACCCGAATCCGGACGTGCAGCGCTTCTCGCTCACCGCACCCGGCGACCCGGTCCATTTCTCGCAGAGCCTCGGCGGCACCCAACACGGGGGAGACCCGGACAGCACTCCGGGAGTTCGACGCCTCGACACGGGGTTGTACGGCGACGGCGCACACAGCGGTGAGGTCGTCTGGGGACCGGAGGGTCACGGTAGCTATTGGGACGATCCGACATCGGGAGCATTCGAGAACATGGTCAAGGTCATCCGGGGTGAGGAACCAGACGATTACGTCTACCGCGCGCCCGACCACATGCCCGTCGGGAAGAAACCCGAGCCGCCGGTGATCTTGGCTCCCGGACCGGATTTCCCGCGATGA
- a CDS encoding purine-cytosine permease family protein, translating into MTLDISSSRTGGVPPLDVTYTDDPQVLARAAAEDYSMHIVPNSWRTSRSSVSMAWFGLMSAMFFVVVGATVSLSVGAADALIGIGLSVVAYGAINSVAAKFANQTGTSVSLFSRVVFGRAGSAFAAALFGITIAYYVVAEGAIVASALHAYFGALPIAFWALVVVAYQAPLAWRGVATWLDRLNGVLLPLYVVGLVGSVVWAIAEYGYSNDWLTYEPEAAADLGVPGWWYAFVIYMGVWVVTMMAWDYARFGRPQDATFNARVSFGTPFYVVTLLINAAVGMFLAQTITIAGPLSEESAILGIVGMMGIWGLLWVVVSQTRVNSGNFYLASTNFQNFFARTVKFSMPRTFWVGVVAVIVYLMMLTNVLSWITTSLQYQGVLIVGWVAIALTHIAWMRLRRIPADSLEFRPGRVPAVNPAGVGAWATASVIGIALVLFGGTFGAVWASPIAFVVAGVIYAVALKFRREGWFTMQRPHDPRDEVDDMWEARIRCHCCDDSYIAYEMDRDPAAGHAPICLACASDDLEFQRAADKEAAGR; encoded by the coding sequence ATGACTCTCGACATCTCGTCCTCCAGGACGGGCGGAGTTCCGCCCCTGGACGTCACATACACCGACGATCCCCAGGTCCTCGCACGCGCCGCGGCCGAGGACTACTCCATGCACATCGTGCCCAACTCGTGGCGGACGTCGCGTTCGTCGGTGTCGATGGCCTGGTTCGGCCTGATGAGCGCGATGTTCTTCGTGGTCGTCGGCGCCACCGTCTCGCTCTCCGTCGGAGCCGCCGACGCCCTCATCGGCATCGGACTCTCGGTCGTGGCCTACGGCGCCATCAACTCCGTCGCCGCCAAGTTCGCCAATCAGACCGGAACCAGCGTCTCGCTGTTCTCCCGCGTCGTGTTCGGCCGTGCCGGATCCGCCTTCGCCGCAGCCCTGTTCGGGATCACCATCGCGTATTACGTGGTGGCCGAGGGCGCGATCGTCGCGTCGGCCCTGCACGCCTACTTCGGTGCACTCCCGATCGCGTTCTGGGCGTTGGTGGTCGTCGCCTATCAGGCGCCGCTGGCGTGGCGCGGTGTCGCCACCTGGCTCGACCGGCTCAACGGGGTGCTGTTGCCGCTCTATGTGGTCGGGCTGGTCGGTTCGGTGGTGTGGGCGATCGCCGAATACGGTTACAGCAACGACTGGCTCACCTACGAGCCGGAGGCCGCGGCCGATCTCGGGGTGCCCGGGTGGTGGTACGCCTTCGTCATCTACATGGGCGTCTGGGTCGTCACGATGATGGCCTGGGACTACGCGCGATTCGGCCGCCCGCAGGATGCGACCTTCAACGCACGGGTGTCCTTCGGTACGCCGTTCTACGTCGTCACCCTCTTGATCAACGCAGCGGTCGGTATGTTCCTCGCCCAGACCATCACCATCGCCGGACCGCTCTCCGAGGAGTCGGCGATCCTCGGGATCGTCGGCATGATGGGTATCTGGGGTCTGCTGTGGGTCGTCGTCAGCCAGACACGCGTCAACAGCGGCAACTTCTACCTGGCGTCCACCAACTTCCAGAACTTCTTCGCCCGCACGGTCAAGTTCTCGATGCCCCGCACCTTCTGGGTCGGCGTCGTCGCGGTGATCGTCTACCTGATGATGCTGACCAACGTGCTGTCCTGGATCACAACCTCCCTGCAGTACCAGGGCGTCCTCATCGTGGGATGGGTCGCCATCGCGCTGACGCACATCGCCTGGATGCGGCTGCGTCGGATTCCCGCCGACTCCCTGGAGTTCCGCCCGGGACGCGTGCCCGCGGTCAACCCCGCCGGCGTCGGCGCGTGGGCGACCGCGTCCGTGATCGGCATCGCGCTCGTCTTGTTCGGCGGTACTTTCGGCGCGGTGTGGGCGTCACCCATCGCCTTCGTCGTCGCGGGCGTCATCTACGCCGTGGCGCTGAAGTTCCGCCGCGAGGGCTGGTTCACCATGCAGCGACCCCACGATCCTCGCGATGAGGTCGACGACATGTGGGAGGCACGCATCCGCTGCCACTGCTGCGATGACAGCTACATCGCCTACGAGATGGACCGCGACCCGGCCGCCGGACATGCGCCGATCTGTCTGGCCTGCGCATCCGACGACCTGGAGTTCCAGCGGGCCGCCGACAAAGAGGCTGCCGGGCGGTAG
- a CDS encoding hydantoinase B/oxoprolinase family protein, whose protein sequence is MATTLDPVTFEVLKNAFINTVDQMAEQILRTCYSFVIYSRDFSSALCDTEGNTVMQGTGDIAAHVGTLHYTAKAVIRQFEGDIHPGDVFVINDVYEGGSHFNDTRIIRPIYYQGELLGYAQANGHWADVGGATPGSFNVKALDHMGEGLRIPPTRLWSKDQFLEDVAYLIAKNTRNPRDIIGDMQAQAEATRVAEREIQRLCDKYGVETIKTAMAEVQDYVEDLTRAKIAELPDGVWYTEDYIDQDPARGEGLIPIKTRMTISGDTVHYDLSESHASISSMLNAGFGGSFAGIVAGTKMQFPDIPLNSGFYRVVTADLGPLGSVVNADWPSPCAGFCSGPFEKIMSSVFEIWSDIQPERAMACTFNLEYLLVGGRDQRGDGNPNFMWYDWMMGGWGARNGADGYNASAAVFGVQYGTQPFEGQERLAPVLTSCHDLVPDSGGPGKFRGGLGAEKGGKLWASDNTVMSYCCDRERSVTWGLWGGLPSIPHGVWLNKGTEDEQYLGSIFAAVPIKSGDEFTRPSAGGGGLGDPLQRDVDAVLEDVIDGYVSIARAEKDYGVVVKEIDPEIFAYEVDLEATLTAREYIRSNRHAWIERDPQAVSEEYRSGLINEMDCVRQYGVILDWGSGDVLTNTTSQFRQMLQRRTVIHWTDDPTVDFVPGTLTVSEPATV, encoded by the coding sequence ATGGCAACAACACTCGACCCGGTCACGTTCGAGGTGCTGAAGAACGCCTTCATCAACACCGTCGATCAGATGGCCGAACAGATCCTGCGCACCTGCTACTCGTTCGTCATCTACTCCCGTGACTTCTCCTCGGCGCTCTGCGACACCGAGGGCAACACCGTCATGCAGGGCACCGGCGACATCGCGGCCCACGTCGGAACACTGCACTACACCGCGAAGGCGGTCATCCGGCAGTTCGAGGGCGACATCCATCCGGGCGACGTCTTCGTGATCAACGACGTCTACGAAGGCGGAAGCCACTTCAACGACACCCGGATCATCCGGCCCATCTACTACCAGGGCGAGCTGCTCGGCTACGCCCAGGCCAACGGCCACTGGGCCGACGTCGGCGGCGCCACTCCCGGGTCGTTCAACGTCAAGGCGCTCGATCACATGGGCGAGGGACTGCGGATCCCGCCGACCCGCCTGTGGAGCAAGGACCAGTTCCTCGAAGACGTCGCCTACCTCATCGCGAAGAACACCCGCAACCCGCGCGACATCATCGGCGACATGCAGGCACAGGCGGAGGCGACCCGCGTCGCCGAGCGCGAGATCCAGCGTCTGTGCGACAAGTACGGCGTCGAGACCATCAAGACGGCGATGGCCGAGGTGCAGGACTACGTCGAGGATCTCACCCGCGCCAAGATCGCCGAACTTCCCGATGGTGTCTGGTACACCGAGGATTACATCGATCAGGACCCGGCGCGCGGGGAGGGTCTCATCCCCATCAAGACACGGATGACGATCTCCGGAGACACCGTTCACTACGACCTCAGCGAATCACACGCCTCGATCTCGTCGATGCTCAACGCGGGATTCGGCGGGTCGTTCGCCGGCATCGTCGCCGGCACGAAGATGCAATTTCCCGACATCCCACTGAATTCCGGGTTCTACCGCGTCGTGACAGCAGACCTCGGGCCACTCGGGTCGGTGGTCAACGCCGACTGGCCGTCGCCGTGTGCCGGCTTCTGCTCGGGCCCGTTCGAGAAGATCATGAGTTCGGTCTTCGAGATCTGGTCGGACATCCAGCCCGAACGGGCGATGGCGTGCACGTTCAACCTGGAGTACCTCCTGGTGGGCGGCCGAGATCAGCGCGGCGACGGCAACCCGAATTTCATGTGGTACGACTGGATGATGGGTGGCTGGGGCGCCCGCAACGGCGCCGACGGTTACAACGCGTCCGCTGCCGTCTTCGGAGTCCAGTACGGCACACAGCCTTTCGAAGGGCAGGAGCGTCTGGCCCCGGTCCTCACATCGTGCCACGACCTGGTGCCCGACTCCGGCGGGCCCGGCAAGTTCCGCGGGGGCCTCGGCGCCGAGAAGGGCGGAAAGCTGTGGGCCAGCGACAACACCGTCATGTCCTACTGCTGTGATCGCGAACGGTCGGTCACCTGGGGACTGTGGGGCGGCCTGCCGTCCATCCCGCACGGGGTCTGGCTCAACAAGGGCACCGAGGACGAGCAGTACCTCGGCTCGATCTTCGCCGCGGTCCCCATCAAGTCGGGAGACGAGTTCACCCGTCCGTCGGCCGGTGGCGGCGGTCTCGGGGACCCGCTCCAGCGCGACGTGGACGCCGTGCTGGAGGACGTCATCGACGGTTACGTCTCGATTGCCCGGGCGGAGAAGGACTACGGCGTCGTCGTCAAGGAGATCGATCCCGAGATCTTCGCATACGAGGTGGATCTCGAAGCCACCCTCACCGCACGCGAGTACATCCGCAGCAATCGGCACGCGTGGATCGAACGCGACCCGCAAGCGGTCTCCGAGGAGTACCGCTCCGGTCTGATCAACGAGATGGACTGTGTCCGCCAGTACGGCGTGATCCTCGACTGGGGCAGCGGTGACGTCCTGACCAACACGACGTCGCAGTTCCGGCAGATGTTGCAGCGGCGCACCGTCATCCACTGGACCGACGACCCCACCGTCGACTTCGTCCCGGGCACGCTGACGGTGTCGGAGCCGGCCACCGTCTGA
- a CDS encoding hydantoinase/oxoprolinase family protein — translation MTKAISRTDKVRTAVDIGGTFTDVFIQHSDGTIVTAKYPTQSNPIEGVLAGMEQAGVGWEDVEFFSHGTTIATNALITRKFPKVALVTTEGFRDVIEIRRGDRESWDPYQEVAPPVVPRRHRLTVSERIGYDGTVLEPLDEDAAREVARVLRRREIETVAVCFVNSFTNPAHENRMAEILAEELPGVSITTSSDVLPEIFEYERFSTTVANAALVPIIGPYARTLEGRLADAGYDNDVLLLHSGGGVMTPAMAEKYGARLAASGIAAGAIASRHIARTCGFENSIGFDMGGTSTDVSLTDNGVLATTNMWSVAFGHPICFPSIEVLTIGAGGGSIAWLDDAGSLRNGPQSAGSDPGPACYGASGDLATNTDANLILGTVGKKLAGGVKELDESMARAALEKISAPLGLDVETAAQSIIKVANANMADAIRLISIRKGHDPRDFALVGFGGAGPLHAAYLAKDLGIPTVIIPPHPGVTSAMGCMLVDIQHDITRMYLADADGADLDHLAATFAELQEEGRERLTAEHVDPADMLFEYYLDMRYEGQWRAIAVPVSMPLTSLDEVVATFHATHLKEHNFAAEDTGVEIYRISLRAIGLTPRMDVTPADLIDPATFSPEPLEVRDVLFPDEVARLATPVYDRAGLPPGAVLTGPCIVDQLDSTTVVPPRTSARVDEWGNLLLTAAE, via the coding sequence ATGACGAAAGCCATCAGCCGGACCGACAAGGTCCGTACCGCCGTCGACATCGGCGGGACGTTCACCGACGTCTTCATCCAGCACTCCGACGGCACGATCGTCACGGCCAAGTATCCGACGCAGAGCAACCCCATCGAGGGCGTGCTGGCCGGGATGGAGCAGGCCGGCGTCGGATGGGAAGATGTCGAGTTCTTCTCGCACGGAACGACAATCGCGACCAACGCACTCATCACGAGGAAGTTCCCGAAGGTCGCCCTGGTGACGACCGAGGGATTCCGCGATGTGATCGAGATCCGGCGCGGCGACCGTGAGTCCTGGGATCCGTACCAGGAGGTCGCACCTCCGGTTGTCCCACGTCGGCATCGCCTGACCGTCAGCGAACGGATCGGCTACGACGGAACCGTGCTCGAGCCGCTCGACGAGGACGCTGCCCGCGAGGTCGCACGGGTCCTGCGCCGCCGCGAGATCGAGACCGTGGCAGTGTGTTTCGTCAACTCGTTCACCAATCCCGCACATGAGAACCGGATGGCCGAGATCCTCGCCGAGGAGCTGCCGGGCGTGTCGATCACCACCTCCAGCGATGTCCTGCCGGAGATCTTCGAGTACGAGCGGTTCTCGACGACCGTCGCCAATGCCGCTCTGGTCCCGATCATCGGCCCCTACGCCCGGACGCTCGAGGGCCGGCTCGCGGATGCCGGCTACGACAACGATGTCCTGCTGCTCCATTCGGGCGGCGGAGTCATGACACCGGCCATGGCCGAGAAGTACGGCGCCCGCCTGGCCGCCTCCGGGATCGCGGCGGGGGCGATCGCGAGCCGGCACATCGCCCGCACATGCGGGTTCGAGAATTCGATCGGGTTCGACATGGGCGGCACCTCGACCGACGTCTCGCTCACCGACAACGGCGTGCTGGCGACGACCAACATGTGGAGCGTCGCGTTCGGCCACCCGATCTGCTTCCCCAGCATCGAGGTGCTCACCATCGGCGCCGGTGGTGGTTCGATCGCCTGGCTCGACGACGCCGGTTCGCTGCGCAACGGTCCCCAGTCCGCGGGGTCCGACCCCGGACCGGCCTGCTACGGCGCGTCCGGGGATCTCGCCACCAACACCGACGCCAACCTGATCCTGGGCACCGTCGGCAAGAAGCTGGCCGGCGGCGTCAAGGAGCTCGACGAGTCGATGGCGCGGGCCGCCCTGGAGAAGATCTCCGCGCCACTGGGTCTCGACGTCGAGACGGCGGCGCAGTCGATCATCAAGGTCGCCAACGCCAACATGGCCGACGCGATCCGCCTGATCTCCATCCGCAAGGGCCACGACCCGCGGGACTTCGCGCTGGTCGGTTTCGGCGGAGCCGGCCCCCTGCACGCCGCCTACCTCGCCAAGGATCTGGGCATCCCGACGGTCATCATCCCGCCGCACCCGGGCGTCACCTCGGCCATGGGCTGCATGCTGGTCGACATCCAGCACGACATCACCCGGATGTACCTCGCCGACGCCGACGGCGCCGACCTCGACCACCTGGCCGCGACCTTCGCCGAGTTGCAGGAGGAAGGACGCGAACGTCTGACGGCCGAGCACGTCGACCCCGCCGACATGCTCTTCGAGTACTACCTCGACATGCGCTACGAGGGACAGTGGCGGGCGATCGCGGTGCCCGTGTCCATGCCGCTGACGAGTCTGGACGAGGTCGTCGCGACGTTCCACGCGACACATCTCAAGGAGCACAACTTCGCGGCGGAGGACACCGGCGTCGAGATCTACCGGATCTCGTTGCGCGCCATCGGACTCACCCCGCGGATGGACGTCACACCCGCCGACCTCATCGATCCGGCGACCTTCTCGCCGGAACCACTCGAGGTGCGGGACGTGCTCTTCCCCGACGAGGTCGCCCGGCTGGCGACGCCGGTGTACGACCGCGCCGGCCTGCCGCCCGGAGCCGTGCTGACCGGCCCGTGCATCGTCGACCAGCTCGACTCGACGACCGTCGTCCCGCCGCGGACATCCGCGCGGGTCGACGAGTGGGGCAACCTCCTGCTCACCGCCGCCGAGTGA
- a CDS encoding PucR family transcriptional regulator: MATVGDVVVGVGLLSVTPGAAERTRHVEVSGTCEVGRIKPAEVGAGDLVLMGPTGWPASGAPQTFAATLRQCAAAAVVVDTDDDNLSAEFVSACVSHGVPIYMLPRARSFRDVEMVVAPRAMVDDAIDESGPVASILASLGAFHRASGISGAVVLDGAVLTVPSATVDTDLLRKSTALPPALLHAIPGTAAALHISLPRSGAALVLSNPRRRPLESTRVRKLANDADADAYLLRVNRTMRRPLEGSLVRELIEARIPSSAMDPWVGSFGYGTGDRVHSVAVIIGPHSDTSAARVVDALHDLGACAGLATVAAAHDSVAYALIKTGTEKDSTPPTGRDFEAHLQMFADVFVARHAELAVGGSSYVIRSSDDLTRGLINARQMAERNSRADDQSSATIALPVPLAATLLAGDSERSAALRSSLLDPVLAYDKEKDTSYVSTLVTFFALDCHSGATANELGIHINTLRYRLSRIEKLTGRGLQSMVDRTDYYLALCVGETSRGRGDRSRRTAP, translated from the coding sequence ATGGCGACGGTGGGTGACGTCGTCGTCGGTGTGGGTCTGCTGTCGGTCACTCCGGGGGCCGCCGAGCGGACGCGACACGTGGAGGTGTCCGGAACCTGCGAGGTCGGTCGGATCAAGCCCGCCGAGGTGGGCGCGGGGGACCTCGTCCTCATGGGCCCGACGGGGTGGCCGGCGTCGGGAGCACCGCAGACGTTCGCGGCGACCCTGCGGCAGTGCGCAGCGGCAGCCGTGGTGGTGGACACCGATGACGACAACCTGTCCGCCGAGTTCGTGTCCGCCTGCGTGAGCCACGGTGTGCCGATCTACATGCTCCCCAGGGCGAGGAGCTTCCGCGACGTCGAGATGGTCGTCGCGCCGCGTGCGATGGTCGACGATGCCATCGACGAATCAGGTCCGGTGGCATCGATTCTGGCGTCCCTCGGCGCGTTTCACCGCGCGTCGGGGATCAGCGGGGCCGTGGTGCTCGACGGCGCGGTCCTCACGGTGCCGTCCGCGACCGTCGACACCGATCTCCTGAGAAAGTCCACCGCCCTGCCCCCCGCTCTCCTGCACGCGATTCCCGGGACCGCCGCGGCCCTGCACATCTCCCTGCCGAGGTCGGGCGCGGCGCTGGTGCTCTCGAATCCGCGTCGACGTCCCCTCGAATCGACCCGGGTCCGCAAACTCGCGAACGACGCCGACGCCGACGCGTACCTGTTGCGGGTGAACCGGACGATGCGCAGACCGCTGGAAGGTTCCCTCGTCCGCGAGCTGATCGAGGCGCGGATCCCGTCCTCGGCGATGGACCCGTGGGTGGGGTCCTTCGGCTACGGAACAGGTGACCGCGTCCACTCGGTGGCGGTGATCATCGGGCCGCACAGCGACACCTCGGCGGCGAGGGTCGTCGACGCACTGCACGACCTGGGTGCCTGCGCGGGCCTCGCAACCGTTGCGGCAGCACATGACTCGGTGGCATACGCGCTGATCAAGACCGGCACCGAGAAGGACTCGACGCCCCCGACGGGACGCGACTTCGAGGCACATCTGCAGATGTTCGCCGACGTCTTCGTCGCCCGGCACGCCGAGCTCGCCGTCGGCGGCAGCTCCTACGTGATCCGCAGCAGCGACGACCTGACGAGGGGGCTCATCAACGCGCGGCAGATGGCAGAACGGAACTCCCGCGCCGACGACCAGTCGTCGGCCACGATCGCCCTGCCGGTGCCGCTCGCCGCGACGCTGCTCGCCGGTGACTCCGAACGGTCAGCGGCGCTGCGCAGTTCGCTGCTCGACCCCGTGCTCGCCTACGACAAGGAAAAGGACACGAGCTACGTGTCGACTCTCGTGACGTTCTTCGCGCTCGACTGCCACTCGGGCGCGACGGCCAACGAGTTGGGCATCCACATCAACACCTTGCGATACCGCCTGTCCCGCATCGAGAAGCTGACCGGACGCGGATTGCAGTCGATGGTCGACCGCACCGACTACTACCTCGCCCTATGCGTCGGCGAGACGTCCCGCGGGCGGGGCGACCGGAGCCGGCGGACGGCTCCCTGA